A genomic stretch from Bordetella sp. N includes:
- a CDS encoding NAD(P)-dependent oxidoreductase, producing the protein MKDKQSVAVYGLGNMGYLVAQRIATRFPVKVADLNTAQVERAQAEFGATALRQPQDAADVDIVVLSLPSPAISQAILRELGPVLRKGSIVVETSTVNPDDMHASAKLLAPYGIGIIDASVMAGVAQMAAGKAMLLMGGDPAHIAACQEVLDAIAPKQIYFGATGTGAAAKVINNAVAHAVMVVVAEAGAMATATGVSCEKLIGLLADPQMGLHRPLTHRYAERIVNGDYSGGMPLDAARKDSVLALQLAQTAGVPLFAIQGSHSVYEMAAVAGYGRDDYAAIAKLWADWGKPTVPAAKG; encoded by the coding sequence ATGAAGGACAAGCAAAGCGTCGCCGTCTACGGCCTGGGCAATATGGGCTATCTGGTCGCCCAACGCATCGCCACGCGCTTTCCGGTGAAGGTGGCGGATCTGAACACGGCGCAGGTCGAGCGGGCCCAAGCCGAGTTCGGCGCCACGGCGCTGCGCCAGCCGCAGGACGCGGCCGACGTCGACATCGTGGTGTTGTCGCTGCCCAGCCCGGCCATATCGCAAGCCATCCTGCGTGAGTTGGGACCCGTGCTGCGCAAGGGCAGCATCGTGGTGGAGACCAGCACTGTCAATCCGGACGACATGCATGCCAGCGCCAAGTTGCTGGCGCCTTACGGCATCGGGATCATCGACGCATCGGTGATGGCTGGCGTGGCACAGATGGCGGCGGGCAAGGCCATGCTGCTGATGGGCGGCGACCCCGCGCATATCGCGGCCTGCCAGGAAGTGCTGGACGCGATCGCGCCCAAGCAGATCTATTTCGGCGCGACGGGCACGGGCGCCGCGGCCAAGGTGATCAACAACGCCGTGGCGCATGCGGTGATGGTGGTGGTGGCGGAAGCGGGCGCGATGGCGACCGCCACCGGCGTCAGCTGCGAGAAGCTGATCGGCCTGCTGGCGGACCCGCAGATGGGGTTGCACCGCCCGTTGACGCATCGTTATGCCGAGCGCATCGTCAACGGCGACTACAGTGGCGGCATGCCGCTGGACGCGGCGCGCAAGGACTCGGTGCTGGCGCTGCAACTGGCCCAGACGGCGGGCGTGCCCCTGTTCGCCATCCAGGGTTCGCACAGCGTCTACGAAATGGCGGCCGTGGCCGGCTACGGCCGCGACGACTACGCGGCCATCGCGAAGTTGTGGGCCGATTGGGGCAAGCCCACCGTGCCGGCGGCCAAGGGCTGA
- a CDS encoding tripartite tricarboxylate transporter substrate binding protein: MKNKKRLILGVCAAMVGLAGMAAKPANAQAAAYPNKPIRFIVGFSVGNSIDSVARIVAQYIGNKTGQTVVVDNRTGANGMLAAAEVARAQPDGYTILISNSSTITVNPSLYAKMMYDVKRDFAPVSLIVSVPFILTVNPQHAPIGTAPDLKAMLDLAKAKPGAYSYGSAGVGNLTQLTYELLNGKAGVKMTHVAYRGTAPAQVAVLSKEVDSTFDNPSSVPKIKAGQLRALAVSSAQRWHELPDVPTIAESGYPGFDISFWVGALAPSQTPDPVVNKLSELIASALQDPDVKAKLAQQGNLRMLGPREFAAQIGVETAQYADIIRKADIKLE, encoded by the coding sequence ATGAAGAACAAGAAGCGCTTGATACTCGGTGTGTGTGCCGCCATGGTGGGTCTGGCGGGAATGGCTGCCAAGCCGGCTAACGCCCAGGCCGCGGCCTATCCGAACAAACCGATTCGTTTCATCGTCGGCTTCAGCGTCGGCAACTCCATCGATTCGGTAGCGCGCATCGTGGCGCAGTACATCGGCAACAAGACGGGCCAGACCGTCGTCGTCGACAACCGCACCGGCGCCAACGGCATGCTGGCGGCCGCCGAGGTGGCGCGCGCCCAGCCCGATGGCTATACGATCCTGATCAGCAATTCCAGCACGATCACGGTCAATCCCTCGCTCTACGCGAAGATGATGTACGACGTGAAAAGGGATTTCGCGCCGGTCTCCCTGATCGTGTCCGTACCCTTCATCCTGACGGTCAATCCGCAACACGCGCCTATCGGCACGGCCCCCGATCTGAAGGCCATGCTGGACCTGGCCAAGGCCAAACCCGGTGCCTATTCCTATGGCTCGGCCGGCGTGGGCAATCTGACGCAGCTGACCTACGAACTGCTCAATGGCAAGGCCGGCGTGAAGATGACTCACGTCGCCTATCGCGGCACCGCGCCCGCACAGGTGGCGGTGTTATCCAAGGAAGTGGACTCCACCTTCGACAATCCCTCGTCCGTGCCGAAGATCAAGGCCGGTCAATTGCGTGCGCTGGCCGTCAGTTCGGCCCAGCGCTGGCATGAACTGCCGGATGTGCCCACGATCGCCGAGTCGGGTTATCCGGGTTTCGACATCTCCTTCTGGGTTGGCGCGCTGGCGCCGTCGCAAACCCCGGACCCCGTCGTCAACAAGCTGTCCGAGCTGATAGCGTCCGCGCTGCAGGATCCGGACGTCAAGGCCAAGCTGGCCCAGCAAGGCAACCTGCGCATGCTGGGGCCGCGCGAATTCGCGGCGCAGATCGGCGTGGAGACCGCGCAGTACGCCGACATCATCCGCAAGGCGGACATCAAGCTGGAGTGA
- a CDS encoding acyl-CoA carboxylase subunit beta — protein MAWQKERDELARRTALAQRMGGPEKLKRHRDNGKLPVRERIAALVDEGTFREVGGLAGSGSYDENGELTDFVPANFVMGRARIEGRPAVVMGDDFTVRGGANDGAVGDKMIVAEQMAHDLRIPLVRLVDGTGGGGSVKNIELKGHTLLPKLKSWPYIARNLATVPVVGLGLGSVAGLGAARVAASHYSVMVRDTAQLFVAGPPVVARTGQNIEKNDLGGSQIHTRNGVVDDEAESEADAFLRARRFLSYLPPSTYELPPRAETGRSAVADQEALRRAIPENPRSVYKIRNIVETLVDTGSYMEIGRQWGKAISAGLARVDGWPVVIVASDPYHYGGAWDRQTTEKYMRMVDLAEQFHLPVVNLVDVPGFRIGLEAEKEGVMRAGVRALTAIAQSTVPWCSIIIRKAFGVAGGGHQNADRFNFRYAWPSAQWGSLPIEGGLEVAYKAEIEADSDPDAARARIENRVRGLTSPFRSAEAFVVEDIIDPAETRAALVEFANIAAPLRQAGQARFGYRP, from the coding sequence GTGGCCTGGCAAAAAGAACGCGATGAACTGGCTCGCAGGACGGCGCTCGCTCAACGCATGGGCGGTCCGGAAAAGCTCAAGCGTCATCGGGACAACGGCAAGCTACCGGTGCGCGAACGTATCGCGGCGCTGGTGGACGAGGGGACTTTCCGCGAGGTTGGCGGTCTGGCCGGCAGCGGTTCCTACGACGAGAACGGCGAGCTGACGGACTTCGTTCCCGCCAACTTCGTGATGGGCCGGGCCCGCATCGAGGGCCGGCCCGCGGTGGTGATGGGCGACGACTTCACGGTACGCGGCGGCGCCAACGACGGCGCCGTGGGCGACAAGATGATCGTGGCCGAGCAGATGGCGCATGACCTGCGTATTCCGCTGGTGCGCCTGGTCGACGGCACGGGCGGCGGCGGCTCGGTCAAGAATATCGAATTGAAGGGCCATACCCTGCTGCCCAAGCTGAAGTCATGGCCTTACATCGCCCGTAACCTGGCGACCGTGCCGGTGGTCGGTCTGGGCCTGGGTTCCGTGGCCGGGCTGGGTGCGGCCAGGGTCGCGGCCAGCCACTATTCGGTGATGGTGCGTGACACCGCCCAATTGTTCGTGGCGGGCCCGCCGGTGGTCGCACGTACCGGCCAGAACATCGAGAAGAACGATCTGGGCGGCAGCCAGATCCACACCCGCAACGGCGTGGTCGACGACGAGGCGGAGTCCGAAGCGGATGCCTTCTTGCGGGCGCGCCGCTTCCTGTCCTATTTGCCGCCGTCGACTTACGAGCTGCCGCCACGGGCCGAAACGGGCCGCTCGGCCGTTGCCGATCAGGAGGCGCTGCGCCGCGCCATTCCCGAAAATCCGCGGTCGGTCTACAAGATCCGCAACATCGTCGAGACCCTGGTGGATACCGGATCCTATATGGAGATCGGCCGTCAATGGGGCAAGGCCATCTCCGCCGGCTTGGCGCGCGTCGACGGCTGGCCGGTGGTGATCGTTGCCAGCGATCCCTATCACTACGGCGGGGCCTGGGATCGCCAGACCACCGAGAAGTACATGCGCATGGTCGACCTGGCGGAACAGTTCCACCTGCCGGTGGTGAACCTGGTGGACGTTCCAGGCTTCCGTATCGGCCTGGAGGCCGAGAAAGAGGGCGTGATGCGGGCTGGCGTGCGCGCGCTGACCGCCATCGCACAGAGTACGGTGCCCTGGTGCTCCATCATCATCCGGAAAGCCTTCGGCGTGGCGGGCGGTGGCCATCAGAATGCCGACCGCTTCAACTTCCGCTACGCGTGGCCGTCGGCGCAGTGGGGATCCTTGCCCATCGAAGGCGGCCTGGAAGTGGCCTACAAGGCCGAGATCGAAGCGGACAGCGACCCCGACGCCGCTCGCGCGCGCATCGAAAATCGGGTGCGTGGCCTGACGTCGCCCTTCCGCAGCGCGGAGGCTTTCGTGGTCGAAGACATCATCGATCCGGCGGAGACCCGCGCCGCCTTGGTGGAATTCGCCAACATTGCCGCTCCGCTGCGCCAGGCGGGCCAGGCGCGCTTCGGCTATCGCCCCTGA
- a CDS encoding acetyl/propionyl/methylcrotonyl-CoA carboxylase subunit alpha translates to MTQAMAYPPQSSSSLRPLRRILVANRGAVAARVIRAAHKLGLEVVAVYSSADENLPYLSLADQAVHIGDGPAAASYLNQDALLRAALDSGADAIHPGYGFLSENADFAERVESAGLCFIGPSPRWIRALGHKTAARALMREHGMPMTRSSALLPDQIEVVTRTAVDMGFPLMLKPANGGGGIGMLPVRHADELPRAWQQAQSTAVKAFGSADLYFETLVEAPRHVEFQFLADRHGRVRCLFERDCSVQRRNQKVVEEAPAPGIPREQVAAMASRLESILGAIGYDVIGTVEMLYTPATGFTFLEVNTRLQVEHAVTEEVTGIDIVSAQIRLAAGAALDQALPDTVACTGHAVEARIYAEDPVRFFPSPGVLATFNLPAGDGIRVESGYCAGARVSTYYDPMLAKVIAQGPDRAAAIARLATALAHFEVTGVKTNIPYVLRILDDPEFLAGRLDTQLGARIAAAATRPAESAA, encoded by the coding sequence ATGACGCAAGCTATGGCTTACCCGCCACAATCCTCTTCTTCCTTACGACCGCTGCGCCGCATTCTGGTGGCCAACCGTGGCGCGGTCGCGGCGCGCGTGATTCGCGCCGCGCACAAGCTGGGCCTGGAAGTGGTGGCCGTGTACTCCAGCGCCGACGAAAATCTGCCTTATCTGTCATTGGCCGATCAGGCCGTCCACATCGGCGACGGGCCGGCCGCGGCCAGCTATCTGAATCAGGATGCCTTGCTGCGCGCGGCGCTGGACAGTGGCGCGGATGCGATACACCCCGGTTATGGATTTCTCTCGGAGAATGCCGACTTCGCGGAACGCGTGGAGTCCGCCGGCCTGTGCTTCATCGGGCCGTCGCCGCGCTGGATCCGCGCCCTCGGGCACAAGACCGCGGCCCGTGCGTTGATGCGGGAACACGGCATGCCGATGACGCGCAGCAGCGCACTCTTGCCGGACCAGATCGAGGTGGTCACGCGTACGGCCGTGGACATGGGTTTTCCGCTCATGCTCAAGCCGGCCAATGGCGGCGGCGGCATCGGCATGCTGCCGGTGCGCCATGCCGACGAATTGCCACGGGCATGGCAACAGGCGCAATCCACAGCCGTCAAGGCATTCGGGTCGGCGGACCTGTATTTCGAGACGCTGGTCGAGGCGCCACGGCACGTCGAGTTCCAGTTTCTGGCGGACCGCCATGGCCGCGTGCGCTGCCTTTTCGAACGTGACTGCTCTGTGCAACGGCGCAATCAAAAGGTGGTGGAGGAGGCACCTGCTCCCGGCATCCCCCGTGAGCAGGTCGCCGCCATGGCAAGCCGGCTGGAGTCCATCCTCGGTGCGATCGGCTACGACGTCATCGGCACGGTGGAGATGCTGTACACGCCGGCGACGGGTTTCACCTTCCTGGAGGTCAACACCCGTTTGCAGGTGGAACACGCGGTCACCGAGGAAGTGACGGGGATCGACATCGTCAGCGCGCAAATTCGTCTGGCCGCGGGCGCGGCGCTGGACCAGGCGTTGCCCGACACCGTGGCCTGCACGGGCCACGCGGTCGAGGCACGTATCTACGCCGAGGATCCCGTGCGCTTCTTTCCTTCGCCCGGCGTGCTTGCCACGTTCAATTTGCCGGCGGGTGACGGTATCCGCGTGGAAAGCGGCTATTGCGCCGGCGCGCGCGTGTCGACGTATTACGACCCCATGCTGGCCAAGGTGATCGCGCAGGGGCCCGACCGCGCGGCGGCAATTGCGCGTCTGGCGACCGCACTGGCGCACTTCGAAGTCACCGGCGTGAAGACCAATATTCCCTATGTACTGCGCATCCTGGACGACCCCGAATTTCTCGCCGGGCGTCTGGACACGCAACTCGGCGCGCGCATCGCGGCGGCTGCCACCCGGCCGGCGGAATCGGCTGCTTGA
- a CDS encoding acetyl-CoA carboxylase biotin carboxyl carrier protein subunit: MPIISSPLSGRVVSLAVDPQTSVSAGDALLIVESMKMEIPVEAESAGKVTKFLVNEGDEVNEGQPLVELQ, encoded by the coding sequence ATGCCTATCATTTCTTCTCCGCTGTCCGGCCGTGTCGTCAGCCTGGCCGTCGACCCGCAAACCTCGGTCAGCGCGGGCGATGCGCTGTTGATCGTCGAGTCCATGAAGATGGAGATCCCCGTGGAAGCGGAAAGCGCTGGCAAGGTCACGAAATTCCTCGTCAACGAAGGCGACGAGGTGAACGAGGGCCAGCCGCTGGTCGAACTGCAATGA
- a CDS encoding 3-hydroxyacyl-CoA dehydrogenase NAD-binding domain-containing protein, translated as MSPAQAATTAIATPSHQGSAFARHGRVALITWSNPPVNGLSAALRQHLSAALDAALADPAVDAIVVMGDGRMFSGGADIREFNTPLSTAEPIAPALFKRIEQLAKPVVAAIHGSALGGGLELALACHWRVALADASVALPEVKLGLLPGGGGTQRLPRLVGVAKALDWIVSGKTVAARAAREAGLLDALFDGDLAEGAIAFAARLGSTTVPRRTCDLPVIEAEDAQALFDQARAAAAKTARGLAAPLQCIACVEQSLRGTFEQGLAFERARFLELVDSDQSKAIRHLFFAEREAAKPPRDARDSTPRVVARVGVIGAGTMGGGIAMAFANAGYPVTLVEVTDAALAQGLGTITRNYKATVSKGRLDGAEMQARLQRIQATTDMGRLADADLIIEAAFEDIAVKHGLFKQLDEIAKAGAILATNTSRLDINDIAGVTRRPADVVGLHFFSPANVMRLLEIVRGQATAPDVLATVLQVARLIGKVAAVVGVCDGFVGNRMVSPYTREAHFLLEEGALPAQVDQALERFGLAMGPLRMGDMAGLDISWAARKRQAPTRPPHIRYCHIADRLCEAGRLGQKTGAGFYRYEEGSRAPLPDPKVVAIIEDCARASGISRRPISDEEIVERTMYALVNEAARILQDGIAQRGSDIDVIYVNGYGFPATRGGPLFYADQVGLPKVLERIREFHREHGELWTPAPLLVALAEQGKSISAYVVAEMAADAAPVGGADAEYQKHLAQGEFRIQRCAACHEHVFYPRMLCPHCGSARLDWTRASGDGVVYACSVVKGKPGTGTDYNIVLVDLAEGVRMMSRVQDCPNDAVTIGMAVRARIIEQDGKPLVVFAPAAAQLAQGDKQ; from the coding sequence ATGAGTCCCGCGCAAGCGGCGACGACGGCGATTGCCACGCCTTCGCACCAGGGTTCAGCCTTCGCGCGGCATGGCCGCGTTGCCCTGATCACCTGGTCGAATCCACCCGTCAACGGCCTGTCGGCGGCTCTGCGTCAGCATTTGAGCGCGGCACTGGACGCAGCCCTTGCCGATCCCGCCGTCGACGCCATCGTCGTCATGGGCGACGGCCGCATGTTCTCCGGTGGCGCGGACATCCGCGAATTCAATACGCCACTGAGCACGGCCGAGCCCATCGCGCCAGCACTCTTCAAGCGCATCGAGCAACTTGCCAAACCCGTCGTGGCGGCCATCCATGGCTCGGCGCTGGGCGGTGGGCTCGAGCTTGCGCTGGCTTGTCACTGGCGCGTGGCCCTGGCCGACGCCAGCGTGGCTTTGCCCGAGGTCAAGCTTGGCCTGTTGCCCGGCGGTGGCGGAACGCAGCGCTTGCCGCGTCTGGTGGGCGTGGCCAAGGCACTGGACTGGATCGTGTCGGGCAAGACGGTGGCGGCCCGGGCCGCGCGGGAAGCCGGCCTGCTGGATGCGCTCTTCGACGGCGATCTGGCGGAGGGAGCCATCGCCTTCGCTGCCCGACTGGGCAGCACCACTGTACCGCGGCGCACGTGCGATCTTCCGGTCATCGAAGCGGAGGACGCCCAGGCGCTGTTCGATCAGGCCCGCGCGGCGGCGGCCAAGACCGCGCGGGGACTTGCCGCGCCCTTGCAATGCATCGCCTGCGTGGAGCAGTCGCTGCGGGGCACGTTCGAGCAAGGCCTGGCGTTCGAGCGGGCGCGCTTTCTGGAGTTGGTCGATAGCGATCAGTCCAAGGCCATTCGCCACCTTTTCTTCGCCGAGCGCGAAGCGGCCAAACCGCCTCGTGACGCGCGCGATTCCACGCCGCGCGTGGTGGCTCGCGTCGGCGTGATCGGCGCGGGCACCATGGGCGGCGGTATCGCCATGGCGTTTGCCAATGCGGGGTATCCGGTGACGCTGGTGGAGGTGACCGATGCCGCGCTGGCCCAAGGCCTGGGCACGATCACGCGCAACTACAAGGCGACCGTCAGCAAGGGCAGACTCGATGGCGCCGAAATGCAGGCACGCCTGCAACGAATCCAGGCCACAACGGACATGGGGCGGCTGGCCGATGCCGACCTGATCATAGAGGCGGCTTTCGAGGATATCGCGGTCAAGCACGGCCTGTTCAAGCAGCTCGATGAAATCGCCAAGGCCGGCGCCATCCTGGCGACCAATACGTCGCGGCTCGATATCAACGACATCGCCGGGGTGACGCGGCGGCCCGCCGACGTGGTGGGCTTGCACTTCTTCAGCCCGGCGAATGTGATGCGGCTGCTGGAGATCGTGCGCGGGCAGGCGACCGCGCCAGACGTGTTGGCCACTGTGCTGCAGGTGGCCAGGCTGATCGGCAAGGTGGCGGCGGTGGTAGGTGTCTGCGATGGCTTCGTTGGCAATCGCATGGTCAGCCCTTATACCCGTGAGGCGCACTTTCTGCTTGAGGAAGGCGCGCTGCCTGCCCAGGTGGATCAGGCCCTGGAACGCTTTGGCTTGGCGATGGGGCCGCTACGCATGGGCGACATGGCCGGGCTGGATATCAGCTGGGCGGCGCGTAAACGCCAGGCGCCCACGCGGCCGCCGCACATTCGTTATTGCCACATCGCGGACCGCCTTTGCGAAGCGGGGCGGCTTGGGCAGAAGACCGGCGCGGGCTTCTACCGGTATGAAGAGGGCAGTCGCGCGCCTTTGCCGGATCCCAAGGTGGTAGCCATCATCGAGGACTGCGCCCGGGCATCCGGCATCTCGCGGCGTCCCATTTCCGACGAAGAGATCGTCGAGCGCACGATGTACGCGCTGGTCAACGAGGCCGCGCGCATTCTGCAGGATGGCATCGCGCAGCGCGGCAGCGATATCGACGTGATCTATGTGAACGGCTATGGCTTTCCCGCTACGCGGGGCGGTCCCTTGTTCTACGCCGATCAGGTGGGCTTGCCGAAGGTGCTGGAACGCATCCGCGAATTCCACCGCGAGCATGGCGAACTGTGGACGCCGGCGCCCCTGCTTGTCGCGCTGGCCGAGCAGGGAAAGTCGATTTCCGCCTACGTGGTTGCGGAGATGGCTGCCGATGCGGCGCCCGTCGGGGGCGCCGATGCCGAATACCAAAAGCATCTTGCCCAGGGTGAGTTTCGCATCCAGCGCTGCGCTGCCTGCCATGAGCACGTGTTCTATCCCCGTATGCTGTGCCCGCACTGCGGATCGGCGCGGCTGGACTGGACACGGGCCAGCGGCGACGGTGTGGTCTATGCGTGCAGCGTGGTCAAGGGCAAGCCCGGTACCGGCACCGACTACAACATCGTGCTGGTGGACCTGGCCGAAGGCGTGCGCATGATGAGCCGCGTGCAAGATTGCCCCAACGATGCCGTCACGATAGGTATGGCAGTGCGCGCCCGCATCATTGAACAGGACGGCAAGCCACTGGTGGTGTTCGCTCCGGCGGCCGCCCAGCTGGCGCAGGGAGACAAACAATGA
- a CDS encoding thiolase, whose translation MSLRDLRGKAAIVGVGQAGIGEAHGYGAMEILAQAAIQAVADAGLTMKDIDGLATCSSATSMWALPVTEYLGLRPTFIDSTMLGGSSFIAHLMPAMMALESGQCTAVLVCYGSTQKTGAFSRKGMSEAFRQIDPQPYEHPYAPILPLTAYALAASRHMHEFGTTREQLAAVAVAARRWAQRNPEAYMRDPLSIEDVLGARVVSTPLTVRDCCLVTDGAGAFVLMRADRARERAREQANSRKPVYVLGNATAVWNRQISSMADLTVTAAAESGRRAFEMAGLRPQDVDVVGLYDAFTINTLLFLEDLGFCKKGEGGAFVQDGGIAPGGRLPVNTNGGGLSCVHPGMYGIFLVIEAVRQLRGECGERQVKDARIALAHGNGGTLSSQSTAIFGLEETL comes from the coding sequence ATGAGCCTGAGAGACTTGCGGGGCAAGGCCGCCATCGTCGGCGTGGGGCAGGCCGGCATAGGGGAAGCGCACGGGTACGGCGCCATGGAGATTCTGGCGCAGGCCGCGATCCAGGCGGTGGCCGACGCCGGGCTGACCATGAAGGATATCGACGGCCTGGCCACATGCAGTTCCGCCACCAGCATGTGGGCGCTGCCGGTGACCGAATACCTGGGATTGCGGCCGACCTTCATCGACAGCACCATGTTGGGTGGGTCCAGCTTCATCGCGCATCTGATGCCCGCCATGATGGCCCTGGAAAGTGGCCAGTGCACGGCGGTGCTGGTGTGCTACGGCAGCACGCAGAAGACGGGAGCCTTTTCCCGCAAGGGCATGTCGGAGGCCTTTCGCCAGATCGACCCGCAGCCCTACGAGCATCCGTATGCGCCCATCCTGCCGTTGACAGCGTATGCCTTGGCGGCTTCCCGGCACATGCACGAGTTCGGCACCACGCGCGAACAACTGGCGGCAGTGGCCGTGGCGGCGCGGCGCTGGGCGCAGCGCAATCCGGAAGCCTATATGCGCGATCCCTTGAGCATCGAGGACGTGCTGGGCGCGCGCGTGGTATCCACGCCGCTGACCGTGCGCGACTGCTGCCTGGTGACCGATGGCGCGGGGGCGTTCGTGCTGATGCGGGCGGACCGCGCCCGCGAACGGGCCAGGGAGCAGGCAAATTCTCGCAAGCCGGTGTATGTGCTGGGCAACGCCACGGCGGTGTGGAACCGGCAGATCTCGTCCATGGCGGATCTGACCGTGACGGCCGCGGCGGAGTCCGGCCGGCGCGCTTTCGAGATGGCTGGACTGCGCCCGCAGGACGTGGACGTGGTGGGCTTGTACGACGCATTTACCATCAACACGCTGTTGTTCCTGGAGGACCTCGGCTTTTGCAAGAAGGGCGAGGGCGGCGCTTTCGTGCAGGACGGCGGCATCGCGCCGGGCGGACGGCTGCCCGTCAATACCAATGGCGGTGGCCTGTCCTGCGTTCACCCGGGCATGTACGGCATTTTCCTGGTGATCGAAGCCGTGCGCCAGTTGCGCGGGGAATGCGGCGAGCGCCAGGTCAAGGATGCGCGCATCGCGCTGGCCCATGGCAACGGCGGGACGCTGTCGAGCCAGTCGACGGCCATCTTCGGGCTGGAGGAAACGTTGTGA
- a CDS encoding 3-oxoacid CoA-transferase subunit A codes for MLNKVLASVQEAVRDVQDGAVILIGGFGISGVPTELVCALLDQGARELTIVNNNAGNGKFGLSQLVEAGRVRRMVCSFARSSNPKIPNAEAFAEWYRAGKIELECVPQGTMAERMRAAGSGLGPFFTPTSYGTVLAEGKETRVIDGVGYVLEQPLRGDFALVKAEYADPWGNLIYRNAERNFGPVMCMASKVAVAQAEHVVALGELEPQNVITPGIFVQRVVQVGANA; via the coding sequence ATGCTGAACAAGGTGCTTGCCTCCGTGCAGGAGGCCGTGCGCGATGTGCAGGACGGTGCCGTCATCCTGATCGGCGGCTTCGGCATCTCGGGCGTGCCGACGGAGCTGGTTTGCGCCTTGCTGGACCAGGGCGCGCGCGAACTGACCATCGTCAACAATAATGCCGGCAACGGCAAGTTCGGTTTAAGCCAGCTGGTGGAGGCCGGCCGCGTGCGCCGCATGGTGTGCTCGTTCGCGCGCTCATCCAATCCCAAGATACCCAATGCCGAGGCTTTCGCCGAGTGGTACCGCGCCGGCAAGATCGAACTGGAATGCGTGCCCCAAGGCACCATGGCGGAACGCATGCGCGCCGCCGGCTCGGGCCTGGGCCCTTTTTTCACGCCCACGTCCTACGGCACCGTGTTGGCCGAAGGCAAGGAGACCCGGGTGATCGATGGCGTCGGCTATGTGCTGGAGCAACCTTTGCGCGGTGATTTCGCCTTGGTGAAGGCAGAGTACGCGGACCCCTGGGGCAACCTTATTTATCGAAACGCCGAACGCAACTTCGGGCCGGTGATGTGCATGGCATCCAAAGTGGCCGTCGCCCAGGCCGAGCATGTGGTCGCGCTAGGCGAACTGGAACCGCAGAACGTCATCACCCCGGGCATCTTCGTGCAACGCGTGGTTCAAGTGGGAGCAAACGCATGA
- a CDS encoding 3-oxoacid CoA-transferase subunit B, translated as MTATNVGTFKRLSRAEIAAKVASDIPDGSYVNLGIGIPTLISKCLPKDRDVILHSENGILGMGPGPEDGTVDPSLLNASKEPVTLLPGASITDHTTSFAMMRGGHIDVSVLGAFQVSHEGDLANWDTGAADGIPAVGGAMDLVAGAKQVYVVMEHVTKQGAPKIVAACTYPLTGAGVVDRIYTDCAVIDVTPAGLVVRWMCDGLTFAQLRKMTGAPLRLGLD; from the coding sequence ATGACGGCGACCAATGTCGGGACCTTCAAGCGCTTGAGCCGCGCCGAGATCGCGGCCAAGGTGGCCAGCGATATTCCAGACGGCAGCTACGTCAATCTGGGAATAGGCATACCCACGCTCATCTCCAAATGCCTCCCCAAGGATCGTGACGTGATCCTCCATAGCGAGAACGGCATCCTGGGGATGGGCCCCGGGCCGGAGGACGGCACGGTGGATCCGAGCCTGCTCAATGCCAGCAAGGAACCGGTGACGTTGTTGCCCGGTGCTTCCATCACGGACCACACCACGTCCTTCGCCATGATGCGCGGCGGCCATATCGACGTGTCTGTGTTGGGCGCGTTCCAGGTGTCGCATGAAGGCGATCTGGCCAATTGGGACACGGGTGCGGCCGATGGCATTCCCGCCGTGGGCGGCGCCATGGACCTGGTGGCTGGTGCCAAGCAGGTGTATGTCGTGATGGAGCACGTCACCAAGCAGGGCGCCCCCAAGATCGTGGCGGCCTGCACCTATCCCCTGACGGGGGCGGGCGTGGTCGACCGCATCTATACGGACTGCGCCGTGATCGACGTCACGCCCGCCGGCCTGGTGGTGCGATGGATGTGCGATGGCCTTACGTTCGCGCAGTTGCGGAAGATGACGGGGGCGCCTCTGCGGTTGGGACTGGACTGA